A region from the Terriglobia bacterium genome encodes:
- a CDS encoding sulfatase-like hydrolase/transferase, with the protein MAAIAVAMAAAGCAGPASEPAARHLLLVTLDTTRPDRLGSYGHLNAGTPWLDALAARGTRFERAYAQVPLTLPSHMSILTGLYPTRTGVHANGQTSASPGVRTLAERLAAEGFFTAAAVGGYPVAARFPVRSGFETFDDRMTDPRNPQGLERDAGEVVRAALALLGARGSRRAFLWVHLFDPHDPYEPPSPFRERFASDLYQGEIARVDAALADLEPRLASALAGESLLVCVVGDHGEALGEHGEETHGFFLYEPTVRVPLLMAGPRVPRGKAYSSPVQTVDLVPTLMSLLGLPVPSGLDGTPLDLGARSPASPRRVYLETELPFAHYGWSPLHGAVDGHAKYVSAPRPELYDLASDPGETRSLYSERAEEAGELDAWIRRARETGSREGGPPPMAADPRLLSLGYVGTGARGGASGAMIDPKDELATYRRFQQASKALEAGVPGEALPLLDALLAESDTPGVRFQRARALRMSGRLREAEAELGNVAAAEPDFPGIHLERCWTALNLGDPRTALAEAERHLRQDPSNAQVLMFRGAAREGLGDLGGAESDYRAARDANPAFGGASLRLAALLVRAGRIPEAKEVLKSRLAIDEADRLARGLLDSL; encoded by the coding sequence ATGGCGGCGATCGCGGTGGCGATGGCCGCGGCGGGATGCGCCGGGCCCGCCTCCGAGCCTGCGGCGCGCCACCTCCTCCTGGTCACGCTGGACACCACGCGGCCGGACCGCCTGGGATCCTACGGCCACCTGAACGCCGGGACGCCCTGGCTCGACGCGCTGGCGGCGCGAGGGACCCGGTTCGAGCGCGCCTACGCCCAAGTGCCGCTCACGCTGCCGTCCCACATGTCGATCCTGACCGGGCTCTACCCGACCCGCACTGGAGTTCACGCGAACGGCCAAACCAGCGCGTCTCCCGGCGTCCGCACGCTCGCCGAGCGGCTCGCCGCGGAGGGTTTCTTCACCGCGGCGGCCGTGGGCGGCTACCCGGTCGCCGCGCGCTTCCCGGTCCGGAGCGGGTTCGAGACGTTCGACGACCGCATGACCGATCCGCGAAACCCGCAGGGCCTCGAGAGGGACGCCGGCGAGGTCGTGCGCGCCGCTCTGGCCCTCCTGGGGGCGCGAGGGAGCCGGCGGGCTTTCCTCTGGGTCCACCTCTTCGATCCCCACGATCCGTACGAACCGCCGTCCCCGTTCCGCGAGCGCTTCGCGAGCGACCTCTACCAGGGGGAGATCGCGCGGGTGGACGCCGCGCTCGCCGACCTCGAGCCGCGGCTCGCGTCCGCGCTGGCTGGGGAGAGCCTCCTGGTGTGCGTGGTGGGCGACCACGGCGAGGCGCTGGGAGAGCACGGCGAGGAGACGCACGGCTTCTTCCTGTACGAGCCGACCGTCCGCGTTCCGCTCCTCATGGCCGGGCCGCGCGTGCCGAGAGGGAAGGCTTACTCGTCCCCGGTCCAGACCGTGGACCTCGTTCCCACGCTGATGAGCCTCCTCGGGCTCCCCGTCCCATCGGGGCTCGACGGTACGCCTCTCGACCTCGGAGCGAGATCGCCGGCCTCTCCCCGCCGGGTCTACCTCGAGACGGAGCTTCCGTTCGCCCATTACGGCTGGAGCCCGCTGCACGGAGCGGTGGACGGCCATGCCAAGTACGTTTCCGCGCCGCGCCCAGAGCTCTACGATCTCGCGTCCGACCCGGGGGAGACCCGGAGCCTGTACTCCGAACGTGCCGAAGAGGCCGGGGAGCTGGACGCGTGGATTCGTCGAGCGCGGGAGACCGGGTCGCGCGAGGGAGGCCCGCCTCCGATGGCGGCGGATCCTCGTCTCCTCAGCCTGGGGTACGTCGGGACCGGCGCCCGCGGCGGCGCATCCGGAGCGATGATCGACCCGAAGGACGAGCTCGCGACCTACCGCCGGTTCCAGCAAGCGTCGAAGGCGCTCGAGGCGGGAGTGCCCGGCGAGGCGCTGCCGCTCCTCGACGCGCTCCTCGCGGAGAGCGACACGCCCGGGGTCCGGTTCCAGCGGGCGCGGGCTTTGCGAATGAGCGGGCGGCTGCGCGAAGCGGAGGCAGAGCTTGGGAACGTGGCCGCGGCCGAGCCGGATTTCCCCGGCATCCACCTCGAGCGATGCTGGACCGCGCTCAACCTCGGCGATCCGCGCACCGCGCTGGCCGAGGCCGAGCGGCACCTCCGGCAGGATCCGTCGAACGCGCAGGTCCTGATGTTCCGCGGGGCGGCTCGCGAGGGCCTCGGAGACCTCGGCGGCGCGGAGAGCGACTACCGGGCCGCGCGCGACGCCAACCCCGCCTTCGGCGGCGCATCGCTGCGCCTCGCGGCTCTGCTCGTGCGCGCGGGCAGGATTCCCGAGGCCAAGGAGGTCCTGAAATCCCGCCTGGCGATCGACGAGGCCGACCGCCTGGCCCGCGGCCTACTCGATTCTCTCTAA
- a CDS encoding VWA domain-containing protein: MVTPAVSRALLLVAAAALGAAQEKPRPSGLTEHVNVDLVQLNFLATDRKGRPVSDLRANEVEISEGGVPQAVALLQRYYLPKSASGEPGSAVPPPEPLAPAPARSVTPGRWIALVVDNYATTTPTAIRAIEALRKFLETGLAPGDQVALIHFAGKIDVLQGFTTDKERLERACDTAVSVTNRAVEDRFGSLDGLISDMTSCRGRSNSLGCVEKYAAAYQDARFREADALMTALTTIVRSLAPIPDIKTLVLFSEGFSRDPAGDAQDAARVSLGARAPQLVIAGSGTEELDAEYEKLSEAAASAKVSIFTVNPGGAAKNSLVSARRGGFIDEASGALQIDPFRRSEQNRQAGLADLAHRTGGTATQGTDAFRDLQGVVNLSAGLYTVAYYPRGDIPISRLRDVRIRVLRKGVRVEGRRELPRPESYPPLTGELTLAPDPCSDRGRRAVVMKLRLDRSRLLFEDLEGKRSANFSVFIRLLVGDAAEPAFQDYRFLNITNTAKEFDSHAEPDPVIEETLTLPCKAVTVAITASDAGSGARGEFTAALLP, encoded by the coding sequence ATGGTGACCCCTGCTGTCTCCCGCGCGCTTCTGCTCGTCGCCGCCGCGGCACTCGGCGCGGCTCAGGAGAAGCCGCGCCCCTCGGGGCTGACCGAGCACGTCAACGTGGATCTGGTCCAGCTCAACTTCCTGGCCACCGATCGGAAGGGAAGGCCCGTCAGCGACCTCCGAGCCAACGAGGTCGAGATCTCGGAAGGAGGCGTGCCCCAGGCGGTGGCACTGCTCCAGCGCTATTACCTCCCCAAATCGGCGTCCGGGGAGCCGGGGAGCGCGGTCCCGCCGCCCGAGCCTCTCGCTCCCGCGCCGGCTCGTTCGGTCACACCGGGGCGCTGGATCGCCTTGGTGGTGGACAACTACGCAACCACGACCCCCACGGCGATCCGAGCCATCGAGGCCCTGCGCAAGTTCCTGGAGACCGGCCTCGCTCCGGGCGACCAGGTCGCCCTGATCCACTTCGCGGGGAAGATCGACGTCCTCCAGGGGTTCACGACCGACAAGGAGCGGCTCGAGCGGGCCTGCGACACGGCCGTCTCGGTCACGAACCGCGCGGTGGAGGACCGATTCGGATCCCTCGACGGCCTCATCAGCGACATGACGAGCTGCCGCGGCCGGTCGAACTCGCTCGGCTGCGTGGAGAAGTACGCGGCGGCTTACCAGGATGCGCGGTTCCGGGAGGCCGACGCCCTCATGACCGCCCTGACCACGATCGTGCGGTCCCTCGCGCCGATCCCGGACATCAAGACGCTCGTCCTCTTCAGTGAGGGGTTCTCGCGCGATCCGGCGGGCGACGCGCAGGACGCCGCGCGGGTGTCGCTCGGCGCCCGGGCGCCCCAGCTCGTGATCGCGGGTTCCGGCACGGAGGAACTCGACGCGGAGTACGAGAAGCTGTCCGAGGCCGCGGCGTCCGCGAAGGTCTCGATCTTCACCGTGAACCCCGGGGGCGCCGCGAAGAACAGCCTGGTCAGCGCGCGCCGGGGCGGTTTCATCGACGAGGCGAGCGGCGCGCTCCAGATCGACCCATTCCGCCGCAGCGAGCAGAACCGGCAGGCGGGGCTCGCGGATCTCGCGCATCGGACGGGCGGGACGGCGACCCAGGGGACCGACGCGTTCCGGGATCTCCAGGGCGTCGTGAACCTGTCCGCCGGGCTCTACACGGTCGCGTACTATCCGCGCGGGGACATCCCCATCTCGCGCCTTCGGGACGTCAGGATCCGTGTTCTGAGAAAAGGGGTTCGAGTCGAGGGGCGCCGAGAGCTTCCCCGTCCCGAGTCCTACCCGCCGCTCACGGGAGAGCTGACGCTGGCCCCCGACCCCTGCTCCGATCGCGGGCGGCGCGCCGTCGTCATGAAGCTCCGCCTCGACCGGAGCCGTCTCCTGTTCGAGGACCTCGAGGGCAAGCGCTCCGCGAACTTCTCCGTGTTCATCAGGCTCCTCGTCGGGGACGCGGCCGAGCCCGCGTTCCAGGACTACCGCTTCCTCAACATCACGAACACCGCGAAGGAGTTCGACTCCCACGCGGAGCCCGATCCGGTCATCGAGGAGACCCTGACCCTCCCATGCAAGGCGGTGACCGTCGCGATCACGGCGAGCGACGCGGGAAGCGGCGCCCGGGGCGAGTTCACGGCCGCCCTCTTGCCGTGA
- a CDS encoding RNA-binding protein: MGTRLYVGNLPFSADENQIRDLFAQGGRTVSEVKLVTDRDTGRPRGFGFVEMGSNEDADSAIRDLNGFDFGGRALTVNEARERTGGGGGGGGFGGGGGGGRGRGGNRRF; this comes from the coding sequence ATGGGTACCAGACTCTACGTCGGCAACCTCCCCTTCAGCGCGGACGAGAACCAAATCCGCGACCTCTTCGCCCAGGGCGGCCGCACGGTCAGCGAGGTCAAGCTCGTCACCGACCGCGACACCGGCCGTCCTCGTGGCTTCGGCTTCGTCGAGATGGGCAGCAACGAGGATGCCGACAGCGCGATCCGGGACCTCAACGGGTTCGACTTCGGTGGCCGAGCGCTGACCGTGAACGAGGCGCGCGAGCGCACGGGCGGCGGCGGCGGCGGCGGCGGCTTCGGTGGTGGCGGCGGCGGCGGTCGTGGCCGCGGCGGGAATCGCCGCTTCTAG
- a CDS encoding PP2C family protein-serine/threonine phosphatase encodes MAYGASTESAGSGWTHFDEMRSARRVQSRLLPSLVPRPGGLECAGLSLPARGVGGDFYDFIEAAPGRVALVLGDVSGKGVPAALMMATLQASLRSHYALAGGDLERLLVSVNRLFLECTAPEHYASLFVGEYHEASGRFRYANCGHVPPVLLRPGLRVERLRPTATVLGMFDRWTCGTREIPLSPGDLLLLVSDGATEATCAGGEAFGDERLIAAIEAHRELRAGALVRAISDEAEAFSGGERADDLTIVAARVRGRRGAPVAACTAGGENEPRRG; translated from the coding sequence ATGGCGTACGGCGCTTCAACGGAATCGGCCGGTTCCGGCTGGACCCACTTCGACGAGATGCGCTCCGCCCGGCGCGTTCAGTCCCGCCTTCTCCCCAGTTTGGTGCCAAGGCCCGGCGGGCTCGAGTGTGCCGGACTCAGCCTCCCTGCGCGAGGTGTTGGAGGCGATTTTTACGACTTCATCGAGGCCGCGCCGGGACGCGTCGCCCTCGTGTTGGGAGACGTCTCGGGAAAGGGAGTTCCGGCCGCGCTGATGATGGCCACGCTGCAGGCGAGCCTCCGCAGCCACTATGCGCTGGCCGGCGGCGACCTCGAGCGGCTGCTGGTCTCCGTGAACCGCCTGTTCCTGGAGTGCACGGCCCCCGAGCACTATGCGAGCCTGTTCGTCGGCGAATACCACGAGGCGTCGGGACGCTTCCGGTATGCGAACTGCGGCCACGTTCCGCCCGTGCTGCTGCGCCCCGGCCTCCGTGTCGAGCGCCTGCGCCCGACCGCCACGGTCCTCGGGATGTTCGACCGCTGGACGTGCGGCACCCGCGAAATCCCGCTCTCGCCCGGTGACCTCCTGCTCCTGGTCAGCGACGGCGCGACGGAGGCCACGTGCGCGGGTGGTGAGGCCTTCGGCGACGAGCGCCTGATCGCCGCGATCGAGGCGCATCGCGAGCTGCGCGCCGGCGCGCTCGTCCGCGCGATCTCGGACGAGGCGGAGGCCTTCAGCGGCGGCGAGCGCGCGGACGACCTGACGATCGTCGCGGCGCGCGTTCGGGGCCGCCGAGGCGCTCCGGTCGCCGCGTGCACGGCCGGCGGCGAAAACGAGCCGCGTCGAGGATAG
- a CDS encoding GntR family transcriptional regulator: MQLHVHPGDELPIYRQIVRQVTDAIAGGRLRPGDKLLSHRDLAENLVIAPLTVKKAYDELEQQGLIETQRGRGTFVSEGLPERPPEEKLERLRDAGQRLLSQAALSGVPFADVLDLLHEMQKGMEP, translated from the coding sequence ATGCAGCTTCACGTCCACCCCGGGGACGAGCTCCCGATCTACCGGCAGATCGTCCGCCAGGTCACCGACGCCATCGCCGGCGGCCGGCTGAGGCCCGGGGACAAGCTGCTCTCCCACCGGGATCTGGCGGAGAACCTCGTGATCGCGCCCCTGACCGTGAAGAAGGCCTACGACGAGCTGGAGCAACAGGGCCTGATAGAGACGCAGAGGGGTCGAGGGACCTTCGTGAGCGAAGGCCTCCCGGAGCGGCCGCCGGAGGAGAAGCTGGAGCGTCTGCGCGACGCGGGGCAGCGCCTGCTCTCCCAGGCCGCGCTCAGCGGGGTCCCCTTCGCGGACGTTCTCGACCTGCTCCACGAGATGCAGAAAGGAATGGAGCCATGA
- a CDS encoding ABC transporter ATP-binding protein, which translates to MKALEFDGIHRAYTRGSDVLRGVGFSLLPGEVVGLLGKNGAGKTTLIRIAMGMMEPQGGKVRVLGMDPRENPVEVKRRVGYVAEDQILPPFFTVGQVVDLHRGLYPTWDDAMARDLMDRFELSRRARIRTLSKGQVRRAALLCAVAHRPELLLLDEPASGLDPAARREFLETSIRLLNESGTAILFSSHYMSDVERMADRIVMIHGGRVLIDNGLDELREGFALAMVPREAMADRGRLLALGGCLGVRERPDAWHAILRLSPVEARTALREELGLPDIPCRAIPLEDMFVELAGGRP; encoded by the coding sequence ATGAAGGCGCTCGAGTTCGATGGCATCCACCGCGCGTACACCCGTGGCTCCGACGTGCTCCGCGGGGTCGGCTTCTCGCTCTTGCCCGGCGAGGTGGTCGGGCTCCTCGGGAAGAACGGGGCCGGGAAGACCACGCTGATCCGGATCGCCATGGGCATGATGGAGCCTCAGGGCGGAAAGGTGCGGGTGCTCGGGATGGACCCGCGCGAGAATCCCGTGGAGGTGAAGCGTCGGGTGGGCTACGTCGCCGAGGACCAGATCCTTCCGCCGTTCTTCACCGTCGGCCAAGTCGTGGACCTCCACCGCGGCCTGTACCCCACCTGGGACGACGCGATGGCGCGCGACCTCATGGACCGGTTCGAGCTGTCGCGTCGCGCCAGAATCCGTACGCTCAGCAAGGGGCAGGTGCGCCGCGCCGCGCTGCTCTGCGCCGTGGCACACCGGCCCGAGCTTCTCCTGCTCGACGAGCCGGCGAGCGGCCTCGACCCCGCGGCGCGCCGGGAGTTCCTCGAGACGTCGATCCGGCTCCTCAACGAGTCGGGAACCGCGATCCTGTTCTCCTCGCACTACATGAGCGACGTCGAGCGCATGGCCGACCGGATCGTCATGATCCATGGCGGAAGGGTCCTGATCGACAACGGCCTCGACGAGCTCAGGGAGGGATTCGCGCTCGCGATGGTGCCGAGAGAGGCGATGGCCGACCGGGGGCGCCTCCTGGCGCTCGGCGGCTGTCTCGGCGTGCGCGAGCGGCCGGACGCCTGGCATGCGATCCTGCGGCTGTCCCCCGTCGAGGCCCGGACGGCGCTCCGGGAGGAGCTGGGCCTTCCCGACATTCCCTGCCGGGCGATCCCGCTCGAGGATATGTTCGTGGAGCTGGCCGGGGGTCGGCCATGA